One window of Brachybacterium ginsengisoli genomic DNA carries:
- a CDS encoding PIG-L family deacetylase, which translates to MTTPAASGPAPVPDPWRLLDEASTILAVHAHPDDESLSTGALLASLAASGTRVVLVTATRGEEGEIVAGAIEPGDTRALEEIREAEIAAATAALGIAERHWLGTAPALAQASAPRRFRDSGMRWVREGLAGPADTAGPDSFSLRPLDEAVGDLAALIESVRPDVILGYDDEGTYGHPDHVRAHHVAVGASARTGVPLLEVASTLPQVPGSDPRILERDHPGTAETVRRAVDSYRTQLTVVGDADGGIAIRHVGGQDDVVLLRTGLHARG; encoded by the coding sequence ATGACCACGCCCGCCGCATCCGGCCCGGCCCCCGTCCCCGATCCCTGGCGCCTCCTCGACGAGGCCTCGACGATCCTCGCGGTCCACGCCCATCCGGACGATGAGTCCCTCTCCACCGGAGCCCTCCTCGCCTCCCTCGCCGCGAGCGGCACCCGGGTGGTGCTGGTGACGGCGACCCGCGGGGAGGAGGGTGAGATCGTGGCCGGCGCGATCGAGCCCGGGGACACCCGAGCGCTCGAGGAGATCCGCGAGGCGGAGATCGCCGCGGCGACCGCCGCCCTGGGCATCGCCGAGCGGCACTGGCTCGGCACCGCCCCCGCCCTCGCCCAGGCCTCCGCACCGCGCCGCTTCCGGGACTCCGGCATGCGGTGGGTGCGCGAGGGCCTCGCCGGCCCCGCGGACACCGCCGGGCCCGACAGCTTCTCCCTGCGCCCCCTCGACGAGGCCGTCGGCGACCTCGCCGCGCTCATCGAGTCGGTGCGCCCCGACGTGATCCTCGGCTACGACGACGAGGGGACCTACGGGCACCCCGATCACGTCCGCGCCCATCACGTCGCCGTCGGCGCGAGCGCCCGCACCGGGGTCCCCCTGCTCGAGGTCGCCAGCACCCTCCCACAGGTTCCGGGGTCTGATCCGCGGATCCTCGAGCGGGACCACCCCGGGACCGCCGAGACCGTGCGACGGGCGGTGGACTCCTATCGCACCCAGCTCACCGTCGTCGGGGACGCGGACGGAGGCATCGCGATCCGGCACGTC
- a CDS encoding HNH endonuclease codes for MESTMPTNAGDDPAKQHRSAERSRRRRVGPPDALDGAAAALVGIEASPAARLVLARVLGATLQAFTSTRSVRDALPDTAAGSPGEALSVLAGIDQLRSSLAAMDAGWQVTAEQRLRRADARRDVPSSEQSRGAAGEIALARRISPAASSFSLASSRRLVQDMPGTVEALREGALSEQQASAVAGALSTASPETCRRIDEMIRQDPQTLHGKGHRRLRSDIEELVQHLEPGTSRERAERAARARHVTMTPLADGMARVTAILRGLDAAALMHSLQAQAGSLRADGAKTSSPALQADLLVDAVLSSAGSPARPRRHPVVEVGIVITDSALLGRDDDAETARIEGYGIIPAHIVRDTLRGLPPGTVHEIESADQHPDGEVSAFFRRLYRAPSTGELVAMESRSRAFPAGLARMIRWRDTTCRTPWCNAIIRQSDHVVPHHRGGPTSFANGQGLCVRCNLLKELGPWHLEPLAPQSTAETEAPEEPPPVAWAWTSPHGAQGISRTPPLLARLPAEDEVEAVAEAVAEAEAVADPPPEPSPA; via the coding sequence ATGGAATCGACGATGCCGACGAACGCCGGGGACGACCCCGCGAAGCAGCACCGCTCCGCGGAGCGGTCCCGGCGCCGTCGTGTCGGCCCGCCGGACGCCCTGGACGGGGCCGCCGCTGCACTCGTCGGGATCGAGGCGAGCCCCGCCGCGCGGCTCGTGCTCGCCCGAGTCCTCGGCGCCACCCTCCAGGCGTTCACGAGCACCCGGTCGGTGCGCGACGCTCTGCCGGACACCGCCGCCGGATCGCCCGGGGAGGCGCTCTCGGTGCTCGCCGGGATCGATCAGCTGCGGTCCTCCCTCGCCGCGATGGACGCCGGCTGGCAGGTGACCGCCGAGCAGCGGCTCCGCCGCGCCGACGCCCGGCGCGACGTCCCCTCCTCCGAGCAGAGTCGGGGCGCGGCCGGGGAGATCGCGCTGGCCCGGCGCATCTCCCCTGCCGCCTCGTCCTTCTCGCTCGCCTCATCCCGGCGTCTGGTCCAGGACATGCCCGGCACGGTGGAGGCGCTGCGGGAGGGCGCCCTGAGCGAGCAGCAGGCCTCCGCCGTGGCAGGTGCGCTGTCCACGGCCTCTCCCGAGACCTGCCGACGGATCGACGAGATGATCCGTCAGGATCCGCAGACCCTTCACGGCAAGGGCCACAGGCGCCTGCGCTCGGACATCGAGGAGCTGGTGCAGCACCTGGAGCCCGGCACCTCGCGTGAGCGCGCCGAGCGTGCAGCCCGGGCGCGGCACGTGACGATGACCCCGCTGGCGGACGGGATGGCTAGGGTGACCGCGATCCTGCGCGGCCTCGACGCCGCCGCCCTCATGCACTCCCTGCAGGCGCAGGCGGGCTCCCTGCGCGCCGACGGCGCGAAGACCTCCTCGCCCGCGCTGCAGGCGGACCTGCTGGTGGACGCGGTCCTCTCCTCCGCAGGCTCCCCCGCGCGTCCTCGTCGACATCCCGTCGTCGAGGTCGGGATCGTCATCACCGACTCCGCACTGCTGGGCCGGGACGACGACGCCGAGACGGCCCGGATCGAGGGGTACGGCATCATCCCGGCGCACATCGTGCGCGACACCCTCAGAGGCCTACCTCCCGGGACGGTGCACGAGATCGAGAGCGCTGACCAGCATCCCGACGGGGAGGTCTCCGCCTTCTTCCGACGCCTCTACCGGGCGCCTTCCACCGGGGAGCTGGTGGCGATGGAGTCCCGCTCCCGCGCCTTCCCGGCGGGCCTGGCCCGCATGATCCGCTGGCGGGACACCACCTGCCGCACCCCATGGTGCAACGCGATCATCCGTCAGAGCGATCACGTGGTCCCCCACCATCGAGGCGGACCCACCAGCTTCGCGAACGGTCAGGGACTGTGCGTGCGCTGCAACCTCCTCAAGGAGCTCGGCCCCTGGCACCTCGAGCCGCTCGCTCCGCAGAGCACCGCGGAGACGGAAGCGCCCGAGGAACCACCACCCGTCGCCTGGGCGTGGACCAGTCCCCACGGCGCACAGGGCATCTCCCGGACTCCCCCGCTGCTCGCCCGCCTCCCCGCCGAGGACGAGGTCGAGGCGGTGGCCGAGGCGGTGGCCGAGGCCGAGGCCGTGGCCGATCCCCCACCCGAGCCATCGCCCGCGTAG
- a CDS encoding class I SAM-dependent methyltransferase: METAEKVDWAALNAHAAGRPARRLVAKAIAAAGGDRRPGVVLDLGAGAGADSLQFARHGWTVHAYDSDDTLASRLVENERMTGSVRFHHTDIADVPEFPAAQIVYSTYTLGLLGPEALPAVWRKLVDALPRGGVMAVDFFGTNDSWAERPDVATLPLEEIDEMFRGFQVIDRSVRDEDGRFLADKKHWHVITTLARKTR, from the coding sequence ATGGAAACGGCGGAGAAGGTTGACTGGGCTGCGTTGAACGCCCATGCGGCGGGCCGCCCTGCTCGTCGCCTGGTGGCCAAGGCGATCGCTGCGGCCGGAGGTGACCGCCGCCCCGGGGTGGTGCTCGATCTCGGCGCCGGCGCCGGTGCCGACTCCCTGCAGTTCGCCCGGCACGGCTGGACGGTGCACGCCTACGACAGCGACGACACCCTCGCCTCGCGGCTGGTGGAGAACGAACGGATGACCGGTTCGGTGCGTTTCCACCACACAGACATCGCGGATGTCCCCGAATTCCCTGCCGCGCAGATCGTCTATTCGACGTACACGCTCGGCCTGCTGGGCCCCGAGGCGCTTCCCGCGGTGTGGAGGAAGCTGGTGGACGCCCTGCCGCGCGGCGGTGTGATGGCGGTGGACTTCTTCGGCACCAACGACTCCTGGGCGGAGCGACCGGATGTGGCCACCCTCCCGCTCGAGGAGATCGACGAGATGTTCCGCGGCTTCCAGGTGATCGATCGCTCCGTCCGGGACGAGGACGGCCGCTTCCTCGCCGACAAGAAGCACTGGCACGTCATCACGACCCTCGCGCGGAAGACCCGCTGA
- a CDS encoding glycosyltransferase translates to MSDAPLRIAAISLHTSPLEEPGGADAGGMNVVVLEQALALARLGHRVDLFTRRSDTDSPDIVEIADGVRLHHLVAGPPAPLAKSAMEQAIAPFRSALHEALTAADDPTPWDVVHSHHWFSGVAALPVARELGIPHLQSFHSVAAPDGARTLDAGEPAESDGRIPGEQFAATGSDLVVAVSEAEARTVGERYGVPGSRLGVVRPGVDLERFRPCPDVEERRIRPTLLFTARLQPLKGPDLALEVLARLDPALGARLVLAGGVSQDFSEYLEELRGLARELGVEDRVDFAGSLGRDELAEAMRCAGALVLTSWSETFGLVALEAQASGTPVLAWRCAGGVQEAVGPDGIVLESRDPDVWAEALQSLLGDADGYRTAVHSAQEFAATRTWAAVAEALSGLYTSVLAHHTSGDAS, encoded by the coding sequence ATGTCGGACGCCCCCCTGCGCATCGCCGCGATCTCCCTGCACACCTCCCCGCTCGAGGAGCCCGGCGGAGCGGACGCCGGCGGGATGAACGTGGTCGTGCTCGAACAGGCCCTCGCCCTCGCCCGCCTCGGTCACCGCGTCGACCTCTTCACCCGCCGCAGCGACACCGACTCGCCGGACATCGTCGAGATCGCCGACGGCGTGCGCCTCCATCACCTCGTCGCCGGTCCGCCTGCTCCGCTGGCCAAGAGCGCGATGGAGCAGGCGATCGCCCCGTTCCGCAGCGCTCTGCACGAGGCGCTCACCGCCGCGGACGACCCGACCCCCTGGGACGTCGTGCACTCCCACCACTGGTTCAGCGGCGTCGCCGCCCTGCCGGTCGCCCGCGAGCTCGGCATCCCCCATCTGCAGTCCTTCCACTCGGTCGCCGCTCCGGACGGCGCCCGCACCCTCGACGCGGGCGAGCCCGCGGAGTCCGACGGCCGCATCCCCGGCGAGCAGTTCGCCGCCACGGGATCCGACCTGGTCGTCGCGGTCTCCGAGGCCGAGGCGCGCACGGTCGGCGAGCGCTACGGGGTCCCCGGCTCGCGGCTCGGCGTGGTCCGCCCCGGTGTGGACCTCGAGCGCTTCCGCCCCTGCCCCGACGTCGAGGAGCGGCGGATCCGCCCCACCCTCCTGTTCACCGCGCGTCTCCAGCCGCTGAAGGGCCCCGACCTCGCGCTCGAGGTCCTCGCCCGCCTGGACCCGGCGCTCGGAGCCCGGCTCGTGCTCGCCGGCGGCGTCTCCCAGGACTTCTCGGAGTACCTCGAGGAGCTGCGCGGACTGGCGCGCGAGCTCGGGGTCGAGGACCGGGTCGACTTCGCCGGCTCCCTGGGACGCGACGAGCTCGCCGAGGCAATGCGCTGCGCGGGGGCCCTCGTGCTGACCAGCTGGTCGGAGACCTTCGGCCTGGTCGCTCTGGAGGCACAGGCCAGCGGCACCCCGGTGCTCGCCTGGCGCTGCGCGGGCGGGGTGCAGGAGGCCGTCGGTCCGGACGGGATCGTGCTGGAGAGCCGTGACCCCGATGTCTGGGCCGAAGCCCTCCAGTCCCTGCTCGGGGATGCCGACGGGTACCGCACCGCCGTGCACTCCGCGCAGGAGTTCGCGGCCACCCGCACCTGGGCCGCCGTCGCCGAGGCCCTCTCCGGCCTGTACACCTCCGTCCTCGCACACCACACCTCGGGAGACGCTTCATGA
- a CDS encoding FAD-dependent monooxygenase, whose translation MSTPLTVRVLGAGVSGLAAAHLLAADGHEVELVDERFTTPAVGTALGLFSPAQQVLSRLGVLEEVRSISAAPEVGTLRAADGRILATVPAGNALLVSRSELVRILLDALPDRVTTTRRRIEDVRPLRAGADLLVGADGVHSLTRRSGWPGRPRARSHGLTVLRGTTALEPPEISETWGRGWLFGITPLAGIGTNWFACLPEHRTSSPAEDLAHLRRTIGGHREAIDAVLDAATPQRTLIHGIHTAPPVWPVREDVVLLGDAAHAMAPNLGHGANTALRDALSLSLAVCGNAEVRRALHRYALRRALPGQGWRLGSEAVMRLAMTASTAALRDRVLSGSSARGS comes from the coding sequence ATGTCGACACCGCTCACCGTCCGCGTTCTCGGCGCAGGCGTCTCCGGGCTCGCCGCCGCGCATCTGCTGGCCGCCGACGGCCACGAGGTCGAGCTCGTCGACGAGCGCTTCACCACCCCCGCCGTCGGCACGGCTCTCGGGCTGTTCTCCCCGGCTCAGCAGGTGCTCTCACGGCTCGGGGTGCTCGAGGAGGTGCGGTCGATCTCCGCCGCTCCCGAGGTGGGCACGCTCCGCGCCGCCGACGGTCGCATCCTCGCCACCGTCCCCGCCGGAAACGCTCTGCTCGTCTCCCGCTCAGAGCTGGTGCGGATCCTCCTGGATGCGCTCCCCGACCGGGTGACGACCACCCGGCGGCGCATCGAGGACGTCCGTCCGCTCCGCGCCGGTGCGGACCTCCTCGTCGGGGCCGACGGCGTCCACTCCCTGACCCGGCGCTCCGGCTGGCCCGGCCGTCCGCGCGCCCGCTCCCACGGACTGACCGTGCTGCGCGGCACCACGGCGCTCGAGCCGCCCGAGATCTCCGAGACCTGGGGACGCGGCTGGCTGTTCGGCATCACGCCCCTCGCCGGGATCGGCACGAACTGGTTCGCCTGCCTCCCCGAGCACCGCACGTCATCACCCGCCGAGGACCTCGCCCACCTCCGCCGCACGATCGGCGGTCACCGCGAGGCGATCGACGCCGTGCTCGACGCCGCGACCCCGCAGCGGACCCTCATCCACGGCATCCACACGGCACCACCGGTGTGGCCGGTCCGGGAGGACGTGGTGCTGCTGGGCGATGCGGCGCATGCGATGGCTCCGAACCTCGGTCACGGCGCGAACACCGCGCTCCGGGACGCCCTCTCGCTCTCGCTCGCCGTGTGTGGGAACGCGGAGGTGCGTCGGGCGCTGCACCGGTATGCCCTGCGTCGGGCTCTCCCTGGTCAGGGATGGCGGCTCGGCTCGGAGGCCGTGATGCGACTGGCCATGACGGCGTCCACCGCCGCGCTGAGGGATCGGGTGCTCAGCGGGTCTTCCGCGCGAGGGTCGTGA